The following proteins come from a genomic window of Chryseobacterium glaciei:
- a CDS encoding APC family permease → MQKKLKLWDAIMLVMGSMIGSGIFIVSADMMRNLGSGYWLIVVWVITGIMTVAAAISYGELSALFPKAGGQYTYLKEIFGKKMGFLYGWGLFTVIQTGTIAAVAMAFGKFTAYLIPSLNDAAPIFQSGEFKITWIQILAIAIILLLTYINTRGVESGKILQNVFTGSKIIAILGLIAAGFILVDFSHLAENFSLGHDSFNNLKKDFTGNFLKEGWQPIGGMTLMGGIAAAMVGSVFSSVAWESVTFVSGEIDNPKKNVVKSMIYGTSAVMILYILVNYVYLNALDRDAIAFAENDRVAVAASHNIFGSAGTVIIAVLVMVSTFGCNNGLILAGSRVFQTMAKDGMFFKQAEKNNKNEVPANALWMQGVWASLLCLSGQYGNLLDMISFVIVLFYMITVFGVIYLRFKQPDLERPYKTWLYPVTPIVYLLIGSGFCILLLIYKQQYTWPGFVMVLLGLPVYYFINRNKKIEE, encoded by the coding sequence ATGCAAAAAAAACTAAAACTTTGGGACGCCATTATGCTGGTAATGGGTTCTATGATCGGAAGTGGAATCTTCATCGTAAGCGCCGACATGATGCGGAATCTAGGTTCCGGATATTGGCTTATCGTTGTTTGGGTGATCACGGGAATCATGACGGTTGCTGCAGCGATCAGCTATGGCGAACTATCAGCCTTATTTCCTAAAGCAGGAGGGCAATATACATACCTTAAGGAGATCTTCGGCAAAAAGATGGGGTTCTTGTACGGATGGGGATTATTTACCGTAATACAGACCGGAACGATTGCCGCAGTTGCTATGGCTTTTGGGAAGTTTACTGCTTATTTGATTCCTTCTCTTAATGATGCAGCTCCGATATTCCAAAGTGGAGAGTTTAAAATTACCTGGATACAGATTTTAGCCATCGCTATTATTCTTTTGCTGACGTACATTAACACAAGAGGTGTTGAAAGCGGAAAAATATTACAGAATGTTTTTACAGGTTCTAAAATCATAGCTATATTAGGCTTAATTGCTGCCGGATTTATTTTAGTTGATTTCTCTCATTTGGCGGAAAATTTCAGTTTAGGACATGATTCTTTTAATAACCTTAAAAAAGATTTCACAGGAAATTTCCTTAAAGAAGGTTGGCAGCCCATTGGTGGAATGACCTTAATGGGCGGAATCGCAGCAGCAATGGTAGGTTCCGTATTCAGTTCTGTGGCTTGGGAAAGTGTAACTTTCGTTTCGGGGGAAATAGATAATCCGAAAAAGAACGTAGTAAAATCTATGATCTACGGAACATCTGCCGTAATGATTTTATATATCTTAGTAAATTATGTTTATCTAAATGCGTTGGACAGAGACGCGATCGCCTTTGCAGAAAATGACAGAGTAGCAGTTGCTGCTTCACACAATATTTTCGGAAGCGCAGGAACGGTAATTATTGCTGTTTTGGTAATGGTTTCTACTTTTGGTTGTAACAACGGATTAATTTTGGCTGGATCAAGAGTTTTCCAAACCATGGCCAAAGACGGAATGTTCTTCAAACAGGCCGAAAAAAACAACAAAAACGAAGTTCCCGCTAATGCACTATGGATGCAGGGAGTTTGGGCTTCTTTGCTGTGTTTAAGCGGTCAATACGGGAATCTTTTGGATATGATCTCATTCGTGATCGTTTTATTCTACATGATAACTGTTTTTGGAGTTATTTATTTAAGATTTAAGCAGCCGGATCTCGAAAGACCTTACAAAACATGGTTATATCCGGTTACGCCGATCGTTTATTTACTTATTGGTTCTGGTTTTTGTATTTTATTATTAATTTACAAGCAACAATATACTTGGCCGGGCTTCGTAATGGTCTTGCTCGGACTTCCGGTTTATTATTTTATTAATCGAAATAAGAAAATAGAAGAATAA
- a CDS encoding GPW/gp25 family protein codes for MDTPNYRMPFVPSTLMTEGGSIDTCDMGESIAHNIMLLITTKKGENRYDENYGNDVWNLEFDNGVTSAVWENIFIKSLKRQIQEYEPRIVQPQIDANIQFVEHNYDTKEHTEIKKKVRVAINAKMEESGERFSFSTELFLSPMSID; via the coding sequence ATGGACACACCAAATTACAGAATGCCTTTTGTTCCATCAACATTAATGACGGAGGGAGGAAGTATCGACACCTGCGACATGGGTGAAAGTATTGCCCACAACATTATGTTGCTGATAACCACCAAAAAGGGCGAAAACAGATATGATGAAAATTACGGAAACGACGTTTGGAATCTGGAATTCGATAATGGAGTTACAAGTGCCGTCTGGGAAAATATTTTTATCAAAAGTCTCAAAAGACAGATACAGGAATACGAACCCAGAATCGTTCAGCCGCAGATTGATGCCAACATTCAGTTTGTAGAACACAATTACGACACAAAAGAACATACGGAAATCAAAAAGAAAGTAAGAGTTGCCATTAATGCAAAAATGGAGGAGTCGGGAGAGCGTTTCAGCTTTTCTACAGAATTATTTTTGAGCCCGATGTCTATCGACTAA